In Salinisphaera sp. T31B1, the following are encoded in one genomic region:
- a CDS encoding hydrolase → MLIASDFEPAFWLRNAHAQTVFASKLRPQPPIEVERERLELDDGDFLDLSWLPERGLAADAPVVIVLHGLNGSLESKYARGLMRAADSRGARAVLLHFRGAAEPNRLPRSYHSGETGDLATVVEHVARRFPKAPLAGVGYSLGGNVLLKYLGEQGTHSRLTCATAVSVPYDLKRCAEAIQQGWSRIYQAHLINGLRNAYEAKFRVLEAPYPRPDFRQLRDFPAFDNAITAPLNGFRDAEDYYAQSSSGPFLKHVRTPTLILHARDDPFMTPEIIPAPEDLSPAIRFELSDHGGHVGFVAGGRFGEPVYWLEQRIPAFLERHLPAFALDGDRGTAQEAG, encoded by the coding sequence GACGGTCTTCGCGTCCAAGCTGCGACCGCAACCTCCCATCGAGGTCGAACGCGAGCGTCTGGAACTCGACGACGGCGATTTTCTGGATTTATCGTGGTTGCCCGAGCGTGGACTGGCTGCCGATGCGCCGGTCGTGATTGTCCTGCACGGGCTGAACGGGTCGCTCGAATCCAAGTATGCGCGCGGTTTGATGCGGGCCGCCGATAGCCGGGGCGCACGTGCGGTTCTGCTGCATTTTCGGGGAGCGGCCGAACCCAATCGGCTGCCGCGCAGCTATCATTCAGGCGAGACCGGCGATCTGGCGACCGTTGTCGAACACGTGGCGCGGCGGTTTCCCAAAGCACCGCTGGCCGGTGTCGGTTATTCGCTGGGCGGCAACGTGCTGCTGAAATATCTGGGCGAGCAGGGGACACATTCACGGCTGACCTGCGCAACGGCCGTCTCGGTGCCCTACGATCTCAAGCGTTGTGCCGAAGCGATCCAGCAAGGGTGGTCGCGGATCTATCAGGCGCATCTGATCAACGGTCTGCGCAACGCATACGAAGCCAAGTTCCGTGTTCTGGAGGCGCCGTATCCGAGGCCGGACTTTCGCCAGTTACGCGACTTCCCGGCATTCGACAACGCCATCACGGCGCCGCTCAACGGCTTCCGCGATGCTGAGGATTACTACGCGCAGTCCAGCAGCGGCCCGTTTCTCAAGCACGTACGTACGCCGACGCTGATTCTTCATGCCCGGGATGATCCGTTCATGACACCCGAGATCATACCGGCGCCGGAAGATCTTTCACCGGCAATTCGCTTCGAGCTGTCCGACCATGGCGGACATGTGGGTTTCGTCGCGGGCGGGCGTTTCGGCGAACCGGTGTACTGGCTCGAACAGCGAATTCCGGCGTTTCTGGAACGCCATCTGCCTGCGTTCGCCCTCGATGGCGACCGGGGCACAGCGCAGGAGGCCGGCTGA
- a CDS encoding TIGR04283 family arsenosugar biosynthesis glycosyltransferase: MVVPSLDEAEALPALLADLAAQRSCDLQIVIADGGSRDATTDIARAAGAQVVVSAPGRGRQMNHGMAATTAPWLCFLHADSRLTHPYQLAHACARLAETGVDCAGHFPLRFDDTRAGRWLYRYMEAKSASGRRRTINGDQGLMISRSFFERLGGFDERQPFLEDQRMAAAIDRHGRWRLFEHRLATSARRFEAEGPRARYLLMGLIMAMHLARVDSFFVRAPGVYARQADTRALSLMAYFRLLYALMRACGPAASLRAAWRIAGVALEQSWQPFFALDTALPAGWRSRGAFTWLHDRLVRPLITHSLGQAVVMAGLVFVIFGPLQLWCALRETARVAR, encoded by the coding sequence GTGGTCGTGCCGAGCCTCGACGAAGCCGAGGCCCTGCCGGCATTGCTCGCCGACCTCGCAGCGCAACGGTCGTGCGACCTGCAGATCGTGATCGCAGACGGCGGCTCGCGCGATGCCACCACCGACATTGCACGCGCCGCCGGCGCCCAGGTCGTGGTGAGCGCACCGGGCCGCGGCCGCCAGATGAACCACGGCATGGCCGCCACCACCGCACCGTGGCTGTGCTTTCTGCATGCCGATTCGCGTTTGACCCACCCGTATCAGCTCGCCCACGCCTGCGCTCGGCTGGCCGAGACCGGCGTCGACTGCGCCGGGCATTTTCCGCTGCGTTTTGACGACACCCGAGCCGGCCGCTGGCTATATCGGTATATGGAAGCCAAGAGCGCCAGCGGTCGGCGGCGTACCATCAACGGCGATCAAGGGTTGATGATCAGCCGGTCGTTTTTCGAGCGTCTGGGTGGCTTCGACGAACGACAGCCTTTCCTCGAGGATCAGCGCATGGCCGCGGCGATCGATCGTCATGGACGCTGGCGATTGTTCGAGCATCGTCTGGCCACATCCGCCCGCCGTTTCGAAGCCGAGGGCCCGCGCGCGCGCTATCTTCTGATGGGCCTGATCATGGCCATGCACCTGGCAAGGGTCGATTCGTTCTTCGTACGGGCGCCGGGTGTCTATGCCCGTCAGGCCGATACACGCGCGTTGTCGCTGATGGCCTATTTTCGACTGTTGTATGCACTGATGCGGGCATGCGGGCCGGCGGCCAGCCTGCGCGCAGCCTGGCGTATCGCCGGTGTGGCGCTCGAGCAGAGTTGGCAGCCGTTTTTCGCGCTCGATACAGCGCTTCCGGCCGGGTGGCGGTCCCGCGGCGCGTTCACATGGCTGCACGACCGGCTTGTCCGCCCCTTGATCACACATTCACTTGGGCAGGCCGTGGTGATGGCGGGGCTGGTCTTCGTGATCTTCGGGCCGTTGCAGCTATGGTGTGCGCTGCGCGAAACCGCTAGGGTGGCGCGATGA
- a CDS encoding phospholipase D-like domain-containing protein: protein MKNDAGADVSAKSHMGDDNFYRRALESTLGIPFTAGNTVERLVNGCRIFPAMIEAVENARDSIDFLTFIYWQGEIAERFGHALAERARQGVRVRVLLDAFGAHSMPQDVIDQLRDAGAEIQWFRPTARWRFWQVDNRTHRKILLVDNAIGFTGGVGIAAEWDGDARNPQEWRETHFRLTGPVVDGLRGAFVSNWVEAGAGSFEDDWSLPTGQPNGDALIQVLRTSAAVNYSDIATLFRLVTSIARRRLRVTTGYFVPDQPTIDLLCAAAGRGVDIEILFPGPHTDSRVARIAGEDTFDQLLAAGVKLFRYQPTMLHAKILLLDDDVAVIGSANFNHRSMGKDDEIALSLIHPPTFEALSSDFADDRDRCQAVNPKDWRERGVWQRFKELIGRLLSPQA, encoded by the coding sequence ATGAAAAACGATGCTGGTGCCGACGTTTCGGCCAAGTCGCATATGGGCGACGACAACTTCTACCGTCGGGCACTCGAATCCACGTTGGGCATTCCGTTCACCGCCGGCAATACCGTCGAGCGACTGGTCAACGGCTGCCGCATCTTTCCGGCGATGATCGAAGCCGTCGAGAACGCGCGCGATTCGATCGATTTTCTGACGTTCATCTACTGGCAGGGCGAGATCGCCGAACGCTTCGGCCATGCGCTGGCCGAGCGTGCTCGACAGGGCGTACGGGTGCGCGTGCTGCTCGATGCCTTTGGCGCCCACAGCATGCCCCAGGACGTGATCGATCAGCTGCGCGACGCGGGTGCCGAAATCCAGTGGTTCCGGCCCACGGCGCGATGGCGTTTCTGGCAGGTCGACAATCGGACGCACCGCAAGATCCTTCTGGTCGACAACGCCATCGGCTTTACCGGGGGCGTGGGCATCGCCGCCGAATGGGACGGCGATGCACGCAACCCGCAGGAGTGGCGCGAAACGCATTTTCGTCTGACCGGTCCGGTCGTGGATGGGCTTCGGGGCGCATTCGTTTCCAACTGGGTAGAGGCGGGAGCGGGCAGCTTCGAGGATGACTGGAGTCTGCCCACGGGCCAGCCGAACGGCGATGCGCTGATTCAGGTGTTACGCACCTCGGCGGCCGTCAACTACAGCGATATCGCGACGCTGTTTCGGCTGGTCACCAGCATCGCCCGTCGGCGCCTGCGAGTGACTACCGGGTATTTCGTGCCGGATCAGCCGACCATCGATCTGCTGTGCGCGGCCGCCGGGCGCGGTGTCGATATCGAGATTCTGTTTCCTGGCCCGCATACCGACTCGCGCGTGGCTCGAATCGCCGGTGAGGATACGTTCGACCAGCTTCTGGCCGCCGGGGTAAAGCTTTTTCGCTACCAGCCGACCATGTTGCACGCCAAGATTCTGCTGCTGGACGACGACGTCGCGGTGATCGGCTCGGCGAACTTCAATCATCGGTCGATGGGCAAGGACGACGAAATCGCGTTGTCGCTGATTCACCCGCCGACGTTTGAAGCCCTGAGCTCGGATTTCGCAGATGATCGTGATCGCTGCCAGGCCGTGAATCCCAAGGACTGGCGCGAACGCGGCGTCTGGCAGCGGTTCAAGGAGCTGATCGGTCGGCTGCTCAGCCCGCAGGCCTAG